In a genomic window of Rhodothermia bacterium:
- a CDS encoding homoserine kinase, which produces MQALASTNTLKIWGPASLSNLGPGFDAVGMCISDYGDVLEATLREEAGIIIEQITGDGGVLSLNPAKNTVAVAAQSVLDALGSVQGIAFKIHKGIPMGSGIGGSSASAVAGAYAANALLGHPLEKTKLLDAVLDGETIASGGRHGDNVLPALLGGLVLVSASDPTHFRKLTLPTELHLAVVVPEVQVLTKAAREMLKPLVAFKDAIRNASDFGFLVAAFQAGDWEDVGRLVMQDRLVEPLRATLVPCYAAIKEAALNEAGALGCALTGSGPAMFAICTSETHAEVCAEVMIAACRATGINAIGKAVVCDEAGARTLQDAETLPLGEIQAIMG; this is translated from the coding sequence ATGCAGGCATTAGCATCCACAAACACCCTCAAAATATGGGGTCCGGCCTCTTTGTCTAACCTTGGTCCGGGCTTCGACGCGGTTGGTATGTGTATTAGTGATTATGGGGACGTACTCGAAGCGACTTTACGAGAAGAGGCTGGTATTATAATCGAACAAATAACCGGAGATGGTGGCGTTTTATCACTTAATCCGGCAAAAAACACGGTAGCCGTTGCTGCACAGTCGGTGTTAGACGCACTCGGAAGCGTTCAAGGCATTGCATTTAAGATTCATAAAGGGATTCCAATGGGTTCTGGCATCGGCGGCTCTTCTGCCTCGGCAGTGGCTGGCGCTTATGCCGCCAATGCCCTTTTGGGCCACCCATTAGAAAAGACCAAGCTTTTGGACGCCGTTTTAGATGGTGAAACCATCGCTTCCGGTGGTCGCCACGGAGACAATGTATTACCAGCTCTTTTGGGTGGTCTGGTACTCGTCTCGGCATCAGACCCCACGCACTTTAGAAAACTAACGTTACCCACCGAACTACACCTCGCCGTTGTTGTGCCCGAAGTGCAGGTACTCACAAAAGCGGCGCGGGAGATGTTAAAACCGCTGGTGGCGTTCAAGGATGCAATCCGCAATGCATCCGACTTTGGGTTCTTGGTTGCGGCATTCCAAGCCGGCGATTGGGAGGACGTGGGGCGTTTGGTGATGCAAGACCGTCTAGTGGAGCCGCTACGAGCCACACTTGTGCCATGTTATGCAGCCATAAAAGAGGCCGCCTTAAACGAAGCTGGTGCGCTGGGTTGTGCCCTCACGGGAAGCGGCCCGGCCATGTTTGCCATTTGTACATCCGAGACCCATGCCGAGGTTTGTGCTGAAGTCATGATTGCAGCCTGTAGGGCCACGGGAATTAATGCCATCGGGAAAGCCGTCGTTTGTGACGAGGCTGGTGCGCGGACGTTACAAGACGCAGAGACCCTTCCACTTGGTGAAATTCAGGCCATAATGGGGTAA
- a CDS encoding peptidylprolyl isomerase: MNVHAQNRPKTKTTTKTTQKPKPKGAASKPQSARAQTKPKTPPVQNQDNEGVFAIINTSKGEIVARLFYDKTPMTVANFVGLAEGTKNSSRGLGIPFYDGIKWHRVIADFMIQGGDPNSLDGDPGNDGMGGPGYSFPDEFDPNFKHDKAGVLSMANSGPATNGSQFFITHKATPWLDGKHSVFGQVVKGQDVVNAIKQGDSILTIRIDRRGEKAKAFVVTQAFFDQQIEKATVVEEQRRAAAAQQAEVSIKAKWPNAVKLDSGLWVSAQTEGTGPQIVPQADVTFHFAGSILDGQKLDNSRERGNPTTFKFGQNPILEGIRLAFLTMREGDRKTFIIPSKLAYAIDPTQIVIPGGSYIVYDLEILKVVPPQN; the protein is encoded by the coding sequence ATGAATGTCCATGCGCAAAATCGTCCCAAGACCAAGACCACCACAAAAACCACCCAGAAACCCAAGCCCAAAGGCGCAGCATCCAAACCCCAATCTGCACGCGCACAAACAAAACCTAAAACACCGCCTGTACAAAATCAAGATAATGAAGGGGTTTTTGCTATCATCAATACTTCGAAAGGTGAAATTGTCGCCCGTCTATTCTATGACAAAACCCCCATGACCGTTGCGAACTTCGTGGGATTGGCGGAAGGGACAAAAAATTCTTCGCGGGGCTTGGGCATACCTTTTTATGACGGCATCAAATGGCATCGTGTGATTGCAGACTTCATGATCCAAGGCGGAGACCCAAACTCGTTGGACGGTGATCCGGGGAATGATGGCATGGGTGGTCCGGGTTATAGTTTCCCAGACGAATTTGACCCCAATTTCAAGCACGACAAAGCGGGTGTTTTGTCTATGGCCAATTCCGGCCCGGCAACCAATGGCAGCCAATTTTTTATCACACACAAAGCCACCCCTTGGTTAGATGGCAAACACTCGGTGTTTGGACAAGTCGTGAAAGGTCAAGACGTGGTCAATGCCATCAAACAAGGCGATAGCATCCTCACGATTCGTATTGATCGTAGAGGCGAAAAGGCCAAAGCATTTGTGGTGACGCAAGCGTTCTTTGACCAACAAATAGAAAAAGCAACGGTGGTAGAGGAACAACGCCGAGCCGCAGCAGCGCAACAAGCAGAGGTCAGTATAAAAGCCAAATGGCCAAATGCCGTAAAATTAGACTCTGGGTTGTGGGTCTCGGCACAAACCGAGGGTACAGGGCCACAAATCGTACCACAAGCAGACGTCACGTTCCACTTTGCTGGTTCTATTTTAGACGGGCAAAAACTGGACAACTCTCGCGAACGTGGTAACCCAACGACGTTCAAGTTCGGACAAAATCCCATTCTCGAAGGGATCCGTTTGGCCTTTCTAACCATGCGCGAGGGCGACCGCAAAACCTTTATCATTCCGTCTAAATTGGCCTATGCCATAGACCCAACCCAAATTGTGATTCCGGGTGGAAGCTATATCGTGTATGATTTGGAAATCCTGAAAGTGGTTCCACCACAAAACTAA
- a CDS encoding Hsp20/alpha crystallin family protein, translated as MKAFMKPYTPFGHVERELGRALDTLFGPAVQTTINTWHPQTDIAETEVAYLLTMDLPGLSKENVTINLTEDVLTISGERVIETKKEGTAYHSNERYSGKFLRKFRLPKPIQVEAIKASFEGGVLHIELPKSEAIKPINIEIK; from the coding sequence ATGAAAGCATTCATGAAACCTTATACCCCCTTCGGACACGTAGAACGTGAACTCGGACGTGCCTTAGACACCTTGTTTGGCCCTGCGGTTCAAACGACGATCAATACCTGGCATCCACAAACAGACATTGCCGAAACCGAAGTGGCTTATTTGCTTACGATGGACTTGCCCGGTCTGTCAAAAGAAAATGTAACCATTAACCTGACCGAAGATGTTTTAACCATCTCCGGAGAACGGGTTATTGAGACCAAAAAAGAAGGCACGGCTTATCATAGCAACGAGCGGTATTCCGGCAAATTCCTCCGTAAGTTCCGCTTGCCCAAACCGATTCAGGTAGAGGCCATAAAAGCGTCTTTTGAAGGTGGAGTGCTGCACATCGAGCTGCCAAAGTCGGAGGCCATTAAGCCTATCAATATTGAGATCAAATAA